Proteins encoded within one genomic window of Acinetobacter sp. WCHA55:
- a CDS encoding GNAT family N-acetyltransferase, producing the protein MKTLSQQLPDFYEYYENETQFYLRQVQYPQDLALLHKWMHEPHVIPQWQLNKSEIDLAVYFEKMLADDHHRLLIVGVDGQDVGYTEIYEGKRDRLGRYYDGDALDLGWHLLFGEKSAFGKGYLRPVMRLLGFYIFENAPSEKIVGEPDHTVKPYAAVVEEMCYEAQRLIPMPEKTAMLYYCFKHKFYEKFGGYLTHSTAFMQNHNPLNRTEEFT; encoded by the coding sequence ATGAAAACACTGTCACAGCAACTTCCCGATTTTTATGAATACTATGAGAATGAGACGCAATTTTACTTGCGCCAAGTGCAATACCCCCAGGACTTAGCACTGTTACATAAATGGATGCATGAGCCCCACGTTATACCGCAGTGGCAGCTGAATAAGTCGGAAATCGACCTTGCTGTTTATTTTGAAAAAATGCTGGCTGATGATCATCACCGTTTGTTGATCGTAGGGGTGGATGGGCAGGATGTGGGCTATACCGAAATTTATGAAGGCAAGCGTGACCGCCTTGGGCGTTATTACGATGGCGATGCTTTAGACCTTGGTTGGCACTTACTGTTTGGTGAAAAGTCAGCTTTCGGCAAGGGCTACTTGCGCCCAGTAATGCGCTTGTTGGGTTTTTACATTTTTGAGAATGCGCCATCCGAAAAAATTGTTGGTGAGCCTGACCATACTGTTAAACCTTATGCAGCAGTAGTGGAAGAAATGTGCTATGAGGCACAGCGCCTAATTCCGATGCCTGAAAAAACAGCCATGTTGTATTACTGCTTTAAACATAAATTCTATGAAAAATTTGGAGGGTATTTAACTCATTCAACTGCATTTATGCAAAACCACAACCCACTCAATAGGACTGAGGAATTTACATGA
- a CDS encoding IucA/IucC family protein: MNFAQLQVNQKQWRSAGQRLIEMAIAEFLYEEIIQVTHLRDHSYQLLLDDQSYTFKAQNYLLGHWQIEEGSVRELGAVEDIPAWNLHTFIRAFSNQTEVKPFTKAYLIKEMNNTWLAEAHLFDESRLSSVAVLTASHYEIEGMLRGHPWLIMSKGRMGFGYDDYLSAAPELSPTVKVLWLAVHRDLAEFRSTKEWQAGTLYQHELSAKELANFEQKLHDRGCSCRDYFLIPVHAWQWHQWLMPTYANEIVDQRIIELGIGDDDYVPMQSIRTLCNISQPERHYVKLPVSIFNTAVYRGLPSKRNLAAPAVTAWLKQIQSQDPDLKQSGVVFLGEVATLTIHQPCFDQIEGAPYQFKELFGCLWRESIDPVIGTGEQALSQAALLHRDIDGQSILAVLVQASGLSPLQWLKRFAEVSVTPLLICLYKYGLAFSPHGENTMLIHANGVPQKMVLKDFIDDVNLVDEDFPELAGLPIEGQILLRHPAQELSHFIFTGLFMVHYRYICNVFLQDYPEHSEVEFWQTISSVIEAFHQSHPELAERIEKFAMFRAEFEKICLNRVRLFTTSYNDEAERPVPVFLDPIANPVSPETLKRWSEQVAKSTEDTTTKRIAS; encoded by the coding sequence ATGAACTTTGCACAACTTCAAGTGAATCAGAAACAGTGGCGTTCAGCAGGACAGCGTTTAATCGAAATGGCGATTGCTGAATTTTTATATGAAGAAATTATTCAAGTGACTCATTTAAGAGACCACAGCTATCAACTTCTTTTGGATGATCAAAGCTATACCTTTAAAGCTCAGAACTATTTATTGGGACATTGGCAAATTGAGGAGGGTTCGGTACGCGAGTTGGGTGCGGTTGAGGATATTCCTGCATGGAACTTACATACTTTTATTCGCGCCTTTTCAAATCAAACTGAAGTTAAGCCTTTTACTAAGGCGTATTTGATCAAAGAAATGAACAATACATGGTTAGCTGAAGCGCATTTATTTGATGAAAGTCGTTTAAGCAGTGTAGCGGTATTGACCGCATCGCATTATGAAATTGAAGGTATGCTCCGTGGTCATCCGTGGTTAATTATGAGTAAAGGTCGGATGGGTTTTGGTTATGATGACTACTTAAGTGCAGCTCCTGAACTTTCGCCAACTGTAAAAGTACTGTGGCTAGCAGTCCATCGTGATTTAGCAGAGTTCCGTTCTACCAAGGAGTGGCAAGCAGGGACACTTTATCAACATGAGTTAAGTGCAAAAGAACTTGCAAATTTTGAACAAAAATTACATGACAGAGGCTGTTCTTGTCGTGACTATTTCCTCATTCCCGTACATGCATGGCAGTGGCACCAATGGTTAATGCCAACCTATGCCAATGAAATTGTAGATCAGCGTATTATCGAGTTAGGTATTGGAGACGATGACTACGTGCCGATGCAGTCGATTCGCACGCTTTGCAATATTAGTCAGCCTGAGCGGCATTATGTCAAATTGCCTGTCAGTATCTTCAATACGGCGGTATATCGCGGGTTACCGTCTAAACGAAACTTAGCAGCTCCAGCCGTCACAGCTTGGTTAAAGCAGATTCAATCTCAAGATCCAGACTTGAAGCAGTCAGGCGTTGTATTTTTAGGTGAAGTTGCAACTTTGACTATTCATCAGCCTTGTTTCGATCAGATTGAAGGTGCGCCTTATCAGTTTAAAGAACTGTTTGGATGCTTATGGCGTGAAAGTATAGACCCAGTGATTGGAACTGGTGAACAGGCACTTTCTCAAGCGGCTTTATTACATCGTGACATCGACGGACAGTCAATATTAGCTGTGCTGGTTCAGGCCTCGGGTTTGAGTCCATTACAGTGGTTAAAACGCTTTGCCGAAGTATCGGTCACGCCACTCTTAATTTGCTTGTACAAATATGGCTTGGCTTTTTCTCCACATGGGGAAAATACCATGCTGATTCACGCCAATGGCGTACCGCAGAAAATGGTGCTGAAAGACTTTATTGATGATGTCAACTTGGTCGATGAAGACTTCCCAGAGTTGGCAGGTTTACCTATTGAGGGACAAATTTTACTGCGACATCCTGCGCAGGAACTCAGTCATTTTATTTTCACTGGGCTGTTTATGGTGCATTACCGCTATATCTGTAATGTATTCCTACAAGACTATCCTGAGCATAGTGAAGTTGAGTTTTGGCAGACCATTTCATCAGTGATTGAGGCGTTTCATCAGTCGCATCCAGAGTTGGCAGAACGTATTGAAAAATTTGCCATGTTTAGAGCCGAATTTGAAAAAATTTGTTTAAACCGAGTACGTCTATTTACTACTAGTTACAACGACGAAGCAGAACGTCCTGTCCCTGTATTTTTAGATCCAATTGCCAATCCAGTCAGCCCTGAAACCTTAAAACGCTGGTCAGAACAGGTGGCGAAATCAACAGAAGATACAACCACAAAGCGTATCGCATCGTAA
- a CDS encoding lysine N(6)-hydroxylase/L-ornithine N(5)-oxygenase family protein, with protein MLDFIAIGLGPFNLSLASLLHEKTELSYLFFEKKAQFDWHAGMQLPNTVLQVPFMADLVSMVDPTSPLSFLNYLKTQQRLYKFYFLEQQHIPRSEYNHYCQWVADQLSHIQYQSTVKAIYAKSEGYEVVVEQGGRFIRYLCRNLVIGSGNLPYLPDCLHKLQQQVPEKCIHSSDYLTHQKEKLKGNVVVLGSGQSSAEVFLDLFDQQYQHDRTKIADFKLHWLTRSNGFFPMEYAPLGLEHFSPNYTQHFYTLSESQKAAQLQDQALLYKGISAKTIRDIYQRLYHRSIASTPQKTHLHAQIQLLDAELMESQHIRLSLEHTVTKQRFYMDVDFVVASTGYYSPEFSFLKYLKPLIATDQMGRWKVSQDYRLQHSAMGEIFVQNQEMHSHGVGTPDLGLGAFRAATIANQLLGYQLYEIGSNEQTFQHFKPELNPEVYVQHGISTQRVSVSVHSLSKSKNTEQQKIQTGLHPSMTAYTFEKII; from the coding sequence ATGCTTGATTTTATTGCGATTGGCCTTGGGCCATTTAACTTAAGCCTTGCCAGTCTGTTGCATGAAAAGACGGAATTAAGCTATCTGTTCTTTGAGAAAAAAGCGCAGTTCGACTGGCATGCAGGTATGCAACTCCCCAATACAGTTTTGCAAGTTCCATTTATGGCAGACCTGGTGTCGATGGTCGATCCGACTAGCCCGTTGAGTTTTTTGAATTATTTAAAAACACAACAGCGCTTATATAAGTTCTACTTTCTTGAACAGCAACACATTCCACGTAGTGAATACAACCATTATTGCCAATGGGTGGCAGATCAACTCAGTCATATTCAATACCAATCAACAGTTAAGGCCATTTATGCTAAAAGTGAAGGTTATGAGGTCGTGGTTGAACAAGGTGGCCGTTTTATCCGTTACTTGTGCCGAAACCTAGTAATTGGTTCAGGTAACTTGCCTTATTTACCTGATTGTTTACATAAGTTACAGCAGCAAGTTCCTGAGAAATGTATTCATTCATCAGACTATTTGACACATCAAAAAGAAAAACTAAAAGGTAATGTCGTGGTCTTAGGTTCTGGCCAGTCTTCTGCTGAGGTTTTCTTGGATTTGTTCGATCAGCAGTATCAACATGATCGTACCAAAATAGCAGACTTCAAGTTGCACTGGCTGACGCGTTCCAATGGCTTTTTCCCGATGGAATATGCCCCTTTGGGGTTGGAACATTTTAGCCCGAACTATACCCAGCATTTTTACACGCTTTCGGAGTCACAAAAAGCTGCGCAGTTACAAGATCAAGCGTTGTTGTACAAAGGTATTAGTGCCAAAACCATACGAGATATTTACCAAAGGCTCTATCACCGTAGTATTGCATCTACCCCGCAAAAAACACATTTGCATGCGCAAATTCAGTTGCTTGATGCTGAGTTGATGGAAAGTCAGCACATCAGATTAAGTCTTGAACATACGGTAACTAAACAGCGCTTCTATATGGATGTTGACTTTGTGGTTGCATCCACAGGTTATTACAGCCCTGAGTTTTCATTTTTGAAATATTTAAAACCTTTGATTGCAACCGATCAAATGGGGCGCTGGAAAGTCAGTCAAGATTATCGTTTACAGCATAGTGCGATGGGCGAAATTTTTGTGCAAAACCAAGAGATGCATAGTCATGGTGTTGGTACACCAGACTTAGGACTTGGTGCATTTCGAGCAGCGACGATTGCCAATCAATTGCTCGGTTATCAGCTCTATGAAATAGGAAGTAATGAGCAGACTTTCCAGCACTTTAAACCTGAGTTAAACCCCGAAGTGTATGTGCAGCATGGCATATCCACTCAGAGGGTATCAGTTTCAGTTCATTCTTTATCCAAGTCCAAAAATACTGAACAGCAAAAAATACAAACAGGTCTACATCCATCTATGACGGCCTATACATTCGAGAAAATAATATGA
- a CDS encoding IucA/IucC family protein, translating to MKEQANRLAMQHLVNAYSQETGNSNLLEKYQQNSTQLAFSQGLTLLSLPLNLIQAQLFVPLSYVSRVGRHRIAALPQIFQKGQKLNFSSVAMVSLLLEELVQQTQGQVDAASLLERWIQSRDALQQFLNIRADDFDELVQAEQSFIASEQALILGHSMHPAPKSRTGFVHEDWQKYSPEARGQTQLHYWLVAPEYIAEGTALENPFSEQLKQEIQWHLSEAERVTLSTYSHYKLLPLHPWQARYLQSKAWFKRLKTKLKIIDLGEKAWLFSPTTSVRTLASFSAPWMLKPSLSVMITNSIRVNLAKECHRGEKTHRLWHSELGRDILKQCPSLKAVNDPAWIALQLDGEIIDETICIVRDQPFDLKQQVTCIASLCQDHPIKERNRFNALFEQIAVQHRRDDKIQIAHDWFKAFLNISLSPLMYVYHRYGMAFESHQQNVLVELKDGWPQWLWLRDNQGFYYIEEFATEILQQFPELNDKAHAVGPKAFVDERFSYYFFGNTLFGIINAIGATGYISEHDLLTVLQQYLLELLKQYPESSLIQSLLYQQTLPYKGNLLTRLYELDELIAAVENQSVYIQLANPLCIKQEDALYA from the coding sequence ATGAAAGAGCAAGCCAATCGCTTGGCGATGCAACATCTAGTCAATGCATACTCACAAGAAACAGGCAATTCTAATTTGCTTGAGAAGTATCAACAAAACTCAACTCAACTCGCGTTTAGCCAAGGTTTGACGCTGTTATCTTTACCACTCAATTTAATTCAAGCGCAGCTTTTTGTTCCGTTAAGCTATGTCAGCCGTGTTGGGCGGCATCGTATTGCTGCTTTGCCTCAAATTTTTCAAAAAGGTCAGAAGCTTAACTTTAGCTCAGTTGCAATGGTCAGTCTGCTACTAGAAGAGTTGGTTCAGCAAACCCAAGGTCAAGTAGACGCAGCCTCATTATTAGAGCGTTGGATCCAAAGCCGTGATGCTTTACAACAGTTTTTAAATATCCGAGCAGATGATTTTGACGAGCTTGTTCAGGCTGAGCAAAGTTTTATCGCATCTGAACAAGCTTTGATTTTAGGGCATAGCATGCATCCTGCGCCAAAAAGCAGAACAGGCTTTGTACATGAAGACTGGCAGAAATATTCACCTGAAGCCAGAGGACAAACTCAACTTCACTATTGGCTAGTAGCACCCGAATATATTGCTGAAGGAACAGCACTTGAGAACCCTTTTTCAGAACAATTGAAGCAAGAAATTCAATGGCATCTCTCAGAAGCCGAAAGAGTCACGCTGTCTACCTATTCACATTATAAATTATTACCCTTACATCCGTGGCAAGCCCGCTATTTACAAAGTAAAGCGTGGTTTAAACGTTTAAAAACGAAATTGAAAATTATCGACTTGGGTGAAAAAGCATGGCTCTTCTCACCAACAACATCTGTTCGCACTCTAGCTAGTTTTAGTGCGCCGTGGATGCTGAAACCTTCGCTTTCAGTGATGATTACTAACTCTATACGTGTCAACTTAGCCAAAGAATGCCATCGCGGTGAAAAGACGCATCGGCTTTGGCATAGTGAATTGGGCCGAGATATTTTAAAACAATGCCCAAGCCTAAAAGCGGTCAATGATCCTGCATGGATTGCTCTACAGCTAGATGGTGAAATTATTGATGAAACAATCTGTATCGTGCGTGATCAGCCATTTGATCTAAAACAGCAAGTGACATGTATTGCTTCATTATGTCAGGACCATCCTATAAAAGAACGCAATCGTTTTAACGCATTATTTGAGCAAATCGCAGTTCAACACAGGCGAGATGATAAAATACAAATTGCCCACGACTGGTTTAAGGCTTTCTTAAATATCAGTCTGAGCCCACTCATGTACGTTTATCATCGTTATGGTATGGCCTTTGAGTCGCATCAACAAAATGTCTTGGTTGAGTTGAAAGATGGCTGGCCACAGTGGCTATGGCTACGGGACAATCAAGGCTTTTATTATATCGAAGAGTTTGCAACTGAAATTTTACAACAGTTCCCAGAGTTGAATGACAAAGCTCATGCGGTTGGCCCAAAGGCATTTGTTGATGAGCGTTTTAGTTATTATTTTTTTGGTAATACCTTATTCGGCATCATTAATGCCATTGGTGCAACAGGCTATATAAGTGAACACGATTTACTTACAGTGCTTCAGCAATATCTATTGGAGCTTTTAAAACAATATCCAGAGAGTAGTTTAATTCAGAGTTTGTTGTATCAGCAGACTTTACCCTATAAGGGCAACTTGTTGACCCGATTATATGAACTAGATGAATTAATAGCAGCTGTTGAAAATCAGTCGGTCTATATTCAGTTAGCCAATCCGTTATGTATCAAACAAGAGGATGCTCTCTATGCTTGA
- the ybaK gene encoding Cys-tRNA(Pro) deacylase: MTPATKLLKANKIEFSIHEYEHDANAKSFGLEAAEKLNLRVEEVFKTLLVTDEKNYFVAILPVHHQLNLKKVAQAVGAKKLKMSDPKDAERLTGYLVGGISPVGQKKKLKTVIDQSAEQLEKLYVSGGKRGLDIGLKPQDLAKVLSASFADLLDE; the protein is encoded by the coding sequence ATGACACCAGCAACCAAACTTTTGAAAGCCAATAAAATCGAATTTTCTATTCATGAATATGAGCATGATGCCAATGCCAAAAGCTTCGGACTCGAAGCTGCGGAAAAATTAAACTTACGTGTCGAAGAGGTGTTTAAAACACTGTTAGTGACCGATGAAAAAAACTATTTTGTTGCAATTCTTCCTGTACATCATCAGTTGAACTTGAAAAAAGTGGCGCAGGCAGTGGGGGCAAAAAAACTAAAAATGTCCGATCCTAAAGATGCAGAACGACTGACAGGTTATTTGGTCGGAGGGATTAGTCCTGTAGGGCAGAAAAAAAAGTTAAAAACTGTAATTGACCAAAGCGCGGAACAACTGGAAAAACTATATGTCAGTGGCGGTAAACGTGGATTGGATATCGGTTTAAAGCCTCAGGATTTGGCCAAAGTACTTTCTGCTAGTTTTGCTGATTTGTTGGATGAATAA
- a CDS encoding alkane 1-monooxygenase produces MNASVKMTNSSVVVKNAAGMDKKRFGWLLSPGLPVIGMGILAGYHFGPKPTKKIFALGGPLLLHVIIPAVDALVGADENNPSDDEIKVLVNDPYYDRIVKLFIPLQMAANLFAGYVVTRQNVSMLDQILLGVSMGAINGVAVNTAHELCHRPKKSDHYWSHMTLAPLVYNHFRIEHPYGHHKRAATPEDPASSKMGETFYEFWPRTVFGGLKSAVEIEHKRLKRKGLSFFCKENELFHGWAMSAGFHAIMLKLFGKKVAPYLVTQAFYGVSLFEIINYIEHYGLKRSQKEDGSYARTMPEHSWNNNNIVTNLFLYQLQRHSDHHAYPTRPFQALRHFDEAPELPSGYATMLIPALIPKLWFKMMDQRVFDHYQGDLTKANILPKRRAQIFKKFGLSAD; encoded by the coding sequence ATGAATGCATCAGTGAAAATGACGAATTCTAGCGTAGTCGTTAAAAATGCAGCAGGGATGGATAAAAAGCGTTTTGGCTGGCTCTTGAGTCCTGGGCTTCCTGTGATTGGCATGGGCATTTTAGCGGGCTATCATTTTGGTCCAAAACCCACTAAGAAAATATTTGCCTTAGGTGGGCCACTATTATTACATGTCATCATTCCAGCGGTCGATGCTTTGGTTGGTGCAGATGAGAACAACCCTTCAGATGATGAAATTAAGGTCTTGGTGAATGACCCGTACTATGACCGTATTGTGAAATTGTTCATTCCGCTACAAATGGCAGCCAACCTGTTTGCAGGTTATGTGGTGACCCGCCAAAATGTATCAATGCTCGATCAAATATTATTGGGTGTCTCCATGGGGGCAATTAATGGAGTAGCAGTAAATACAGCACATGAGTTGTGCCATCGTCCTAAAAAATCAGATCATTATTGGTCACATATGACTTTAGCGCCGTTGGTCTACAATCATTTCCGTATAGAGCACCCTTATGGACACCATAAACGTGCTGCGACACCCGAAGATCCTGCTTCATCGAAAATGGGCGAGACTTTTTATGAGTTTTGGCCACGAACTGTTTTCGGCGGGTTGAAGTCAGCGGTTGAAATTGAACATAAACGCTTAAAACGAAAAGGACTGTCTTTTTTTTGCAAAGAAAATGAACTGTTTCATGGATGGGCAATGAGTGCGGGCTTTCATGCAATCATGTTGAAATTGTTTGGTAAAAAAGTAGCGCCATATCTGGTGACACAGGCATTTTATGGGGTGAGTCTGTTCGAAATTATTAATTATATTGAACACTATGGTTTAAAGCGTAGCCAAAAAGAAGATGGCAGCTATGCGCGAACCATGCCTGAACACAGCTGGAATAATAACAACATTGTGACGAATTTATTCTTATATCAGCTACAACGCCATTCAGATCATCATGCCTATCCAACCCGCCCATTTCAGGCCTTAAGGCATTTTGATGAAGCCCCAGAGCTACCGAGTGGTTATGCCACCATGTTGATTCCAGCATTAATTCCAAAGCTGTGGTTTAAAATGATGGATCAACGGGTGTTTGATCACTACCAAGGTGATTTGACCAAAGCCAATATCTTGCCTAAGCGCCGTGCTCAAATCTTTAAAAAATTCGGATTAAGTGCTGACTAG